One genomic segment of Alicycliphilus denitrificans K601 includes these proteins:
- the secA gene encoding preprotein translocase subunit SecA, with product MATNFLTKLFGSRNDRLLKQYRKTVARINAIEPEYEKLSDEALRSKTQEFKDRIAKGESLDAILPEAFAVVREGSKRVMKMRHFDVQLLGGMALHHGKIAEMRTGEGKTLTATLPVYLNALSGKGVHVVTVNDYLAGRDAQWMGRLYNFLGLTVGVNLPQMPREEKQAAYGADITYGTNNEYGFDYLRDNMVYDSRERVQRGLNYAIVDEVDSILIDEARTPLIISGQAEDHTAMYVAMNKVVPLLTRQEGEADPRTGEGVIKPGDFTVDEKTHQVFLTEQGHENAERILVSQGLIPEGASLYDPANISLVHHLYAALRANHLYHRDQHYVVQNGEIVIVDEFTGRLMAGRRWSEGLHQAVEAKEGVQIQAENQTLASITFQNYFRLYGKLAGMTGTADTEAYEFQEIYGLETVVIPPNRPSRRDDQLDRVYKTTREKYEAAIADIRECHERGQPVLVGTTSIENSEIIDELLNKVGLPHQVLNAKQHAREADIVAQAGRPGMITIATNMAGRGTDIVLGGNVEKAVAALEADESLAPEQREAQIEALRAQWKVDHDKVTALGGLRIIATERHESRRIDNQLRGRSGRQGDPGSSRFYLSLDDSLMRIFAGDRVKAIMDRLKMPDGEAIEAGIVTRSIESAQRKVEARNFDIRKQLLEYDDVANDQRKVIYQQRNEILDAPDLSALIAAMRDDCLTDVVRQHVPAESVEEQWDLAGLEKALASDWQVQLALQQEVQGSDAITDEEILEKVLQAAREAFEAKVAQVGAENFTQFERMVLLQSFDTNWRDHLSALDYLRQGIHLRGYAQKQPKQEYKREAFELFRQLIDQVKNEVTRLMMTVQVQSNAQLDEATQAMEERGEGISNVTYTSPTETGEVETLVDAQTARAKQAAVPGVRVGRNDPCPCGSGKKYKQCHGKLA from the coding sequence ATGGCCACCAATTTCCTCACCAAACTGTTCGGCAGCCGCAACGACCGGCTGCTCAAGCAATATCGCAAGACGGTTGCGCGCATCAATGCCATAGAGCCCGAGTACGAAAAGCTCAGTGATGAGGCGCTGCGCAGCAAGACGCAGGAATTCAAGGACCGCATCGCCAAGGGCGAATCGCTCGATGCCATCCTGCCCGAGGCTTTCGCCGTGGTGCGCGAGGGCTCCAAGCGCGTGATGAAGATGCGCCATTTCGACGTGCAGCTCCTCGGCGGCATGGCGCTGCACCACGGCAAGATCGCCGAGATGCGCACGGGCGAGGGCAAGACGCTCACGGCCACGCTGCCCGTGTACCTGAACGCCCTGTCGGGCAAGGGCGTGCATGTGGTCACGGTGAACGATTACCTCGCGGGCCGCGACGCGCAGTGGATGGGGCGCCTGTACAACTTCCTGGGCCTGACCGTGGGGGTGAACCTGCCCCAGATGCCGCGCGAGGAGAAGCAGGCCGCCTATGGCGCCGACATCACCTATGGCACGAACAACGAGTACGGCTTCGACTACCTGCGCGACAACATGGTGTACGACTCCCGCGAGCGCGTGCAGCGCGGGCTCAACTACGCCATCGTGGACGAGGTGGACTCCATCCTGATCGACGAGGCGCGCACGCCGCTCATCATCAGCGGCCAGGCCGAGGACCACACGGCCATGTACGTGGCCATGAACAAGGTGGTGCCGCTACTCACGCGCCAGGAGGGCGAGGCCGACCCGCGCACGGGCGAGGGCGTGATCAAGCCCGGCGACTTCACGGTGGACGAGAAGACGCACCAGGTGTTCCTGACCGAGCAGGGCCACGAGAACGCCGAGCGCATCCTGGTCAGCCAGGGGCTGATCCCCGAAGGCGCGTCGCTCTACGACCCGGCCAACATTTCGCTGGTGCACCACCTGTACGCCGCGCTGCGCGCCAACCACCTGTACCATCGCGACCAGCACTACGTGGTGCAGAACGGCGAGATCGTCATCGTGGACGAGTTCACGGGCCGCTTGATGGCCGGCCGCCGCTGGAGCGAGGGTCTGCACCAGGCCGTCGAGGCCAAGGAGGGCGTGCAGATCCAGGCCGAGAACCAGACGCTGGCCTCGATCACGTTCCAGAACTACTTCCGTCTCTACGGCAAGCTCGCCGGCATGACCGGCACGGCCGACACCGAGGCCTACGAGTTCCAGGAGATCTACGGCCTGGAGACCGTGGTGATCCCGCCCAACCGGCCGAGCCGCCGCGACGACCAGCTCGACCGCGTGTACAAGACCACGCGCGAGAAGTACGAGGCCGCCATCGCCGACATCCGCGAGTGCCACGAGCGCGGCCAGCCTGTGCTGGTGGGCACCACGTCGATCGAGAACTCCGAGATCATTGACGAGCTGCTGAACAAGGTCGGGTTGCCGCACCAAGTGCTCAACGCCAAGCAGCACGCGCGCGAGGCCGACATCGTGGCCCAGGCGGGACGCCCGGGCATGATCACCATCGCCACCAACATGGCCGGCCGTGGCACCGACATCGTGCTCGGCGGCAACGTGGAGAAGGCCGTGGCTGCGCTGGAGGCGGACGAGTCCCTTGCGCCCGAGCAGCGCGAGGCGCAGATCGAAGCGCTGCGCGCCCAGTGGAAGGTGGACCACGACAAGGTCACGGCGCTGGGCGGCCTGCGCATCATCGCCACCGAGCGGCACGAATCGCGCCGCATCGACAACCAGCTGCGCGGCCGCTCGGGCCGCCAGGGTGACCCGGGCTCCTCGCGCTTCTACCTGAGCCTGGACGACTCGCTCATGCGCATCTTCGCAGGCGACCGCGTCAAGGCCATCATGGACCGCCTGAAGATGCCCGACGGCGAGGCCATCGAGGCGGGCATCGTCACGCGCAGCATTGAGAGCGCGCAGCGCAAGGTCGAGGCGCGCAACTTCGATATCCGCAAGCAGCTGCTCGAATACGACGACGTGGCCAACGACCAGCGCAAGGTGATCTACCAGCAGCGCAACGAGATCCTGGACGCGCCCGACCTGTCGGCTCTGATCGCCGCCATGCGCGACGACTGCCTCACCGATGTGGTGCGCCAGCACGTGCCTGCCGAGTCCGTTGAGGAACAGTGGGACCTGGCGGGCCTTGAGAAGGCCCTGGCCAGCGACTGGCAGGTCCAACTGGCGCTGCAGCAGGAGGTGCAGGGCTCGGACGCCATCACCGACGAGGAAATCCTGGAGAAGGTGCTGCAGGCCGCGCGCGAGGCCTTCGAGGCCAAGGTGGCCCAGGTGGGCGCCGAGAACTTCACGCAGTTCGAGCGCATGGTGCTGCTGCAGAGCTTCGACACCAACTGGCGCGACCACCTCTCCGCGCTCGACTACCTGCGCCAGGGCATCCATCTGCGCGGCTACGCGCAGAAGCAGCCCAAGCAGGAATACAAGCGCGAGGCCTTCGAGCTGTTCCGTCAGCTCATCGACCAGGTCAAGAACGAGGTCACGCGCCTGATGATGACCGTGCAGGTGCAGTCCAATGCCCAGCTCGACGAGGCCACCCAGGCCATGGAGGAGCGCGGCGAGGGCATCAGCAACGTGACCTACACCTCGCCCACCGAGACCGGCGAGGTCGAGACCCTGGTCGATGCCCAGACCGCCAGGGCCAAGCAGGCGGCCGTGCCCGGCGTGCGCGTGGGCCGCAACGACCCCTGCCCCTGCGGCAGTGGTAAAAAATACAAGCAGTGCCACGGCAAGCTCGCCTGA